The Amycolatopsis viridis genome window below encodes:
- a CDS encoding putative RNA methyltransferase produces the protein MTRPAPLPDAVLAALRCPLCGRPCTLDGRALRCPSRHSFDLAKQGYVNLLHAGVPAGTADTAEMVAARMAFLGAGHYARLRDLIAGITAEAAGDGLVVDAGAGTGYYLAGVLDRLPEATGLALDVSALALRRAAKAHPRLGAAVWNLWEPWPVASGAAAVVLNVFAPRNGPEFHRVLRPDGTLLVVSPERGHLAELASLAPVLDVDERKEERLDAALSAHFALASREGLRERVTLKPQEIRDAVRMGPTGHHPERLTALADVTEPAEVTLAFSLSVYRRKT, from the coding sequence ATGACGAGGCCCGCACCGCTGCCGGACGCCGTCCTCGCGGCGTTGCGGTGCCCGCTGTGCGGCCGGCCCTGCACGCTCGACGGCCGCGCGCTCCGCTGTCCGTCGCGGCACTCGTTCGACCTCGCCAAGCAGGGGTACGTCAACCTCCTGCACGCCGGTGTCCCGGCGGGCACGGCGGACACCGCGGAAATGGTCGCCGCCCGGATGGCGTTCCTGGGCGCCGGGCACTACGCCCGGCTGCGCGACCTGATCGCCGGGATCACCGCGGAGGCGGCCGGTGACGGGCTGGTCGTGGACGCCGGTGCGGGCACCGGGTACTACCTCGCCGGGGTGCTCGACAGGCTGCCGGAGGCGACCGGGCTGGCGCTCGACGTGTCGGCGCTCGCGCTGCGCCGGGCGGCGAAGGCCCACCCGCGGCTGGGAGCCGCGGTGTGGAACCTGTGGGAGCCGTGGCCGGTGGCGTCCGGGGCGGCCGCGGTGGTGCTGAACGTGTTCGCGCCGCGCAACGGCCCGGAGTTCCACCGGGTGCTACGGCCGGACGGGACGCTGCTCGTGGTCTCGCCGGAACGGGGGCACCTGGCCGAACTCGCGTCGCTGGCGCCGGTCCTGGATGTGGACGAGCGGAAGGAAGAACGCCTCGACGCGGCGTTGTCGGCGCACTTCGCACTGGCCTCCCGGGAGGGACTGCGGGAGCGGGTGACGCTGAAACCGCAGGAGATCCGGGACGCGGTGCGGATGGGCCCGACCGGGCACCACCCGGAGCGGCTCACGGCGCTCGCGGACGTGACCGAACCGGCCGAGGTGACCCTCGCGTTCTCGCTGTCGGTGTACCGGAGGAAAACATGA
- a CDS encoding (2Fe-2S)-binding protein — protein sequence MTAVPATAITDPDWLAEQLRRTAALYGDGGPVVTGTVWWYSVSAMLVTPALDPLVATGRAMDPALDAVTLEVVPDGRVLDARSSRPLGSDVDEIGKALGGALDTGIAAVAEASGAGTRALCAIATDAIANVLVWAAKTSGDAARGVALAGQVVAAVGDHLPRPRFVDVGGTPVVRRASCCLIYRTGGAGKCVSCPRQTPAERAQRLRMTFG from the coding sequence ATGACGGCCGTGCCCGCGACGGCGATCACCGACCCGGACTGGCTGGCCGAGCAGCTGCGCCGCACCGCGGCCCTCTACGGCGACGGCGGCCCGGTCGTGACCGGCACGGTCTGGTGGTACTCGGTATCGGCGATGCTGGTGACGCCCGCGCTCGACCCGCTGGTCGCGACCGGCCGGGCGATGGACCCGGCGCTGGACGCGGTGACACTGGAGGTGGTGCCGGACGGCCGGGTGCTCGACGCCCGCTCGTCGCGGCCACTCGGGTCCGATGTGGACGAAATCGGCAAGGCACTGGGCGGCGCGCTGGACACCGGGATCGCCGCCGTGGCGGAGGCCAGCGGCGCCGGAACCCGCGCGCTGTGCGCGATCGCGACCGATGCGATCGCGAACGTCCTGGTGTGGGCCGCGAAGACCTCCGGTGATGCCGCGCGCGGGGTGGCGCTGGCCGGCCAGGTGGTCGCCGCGGTGGGCGACCACCTGCCGCGGCCGCGGTTCGTGGACGTCGGCGGGACACCGGTGGTGCGGCGGGCGTCGTGCTGCCTGATCTACCGCACCGGCGGGGCGGGCAAGTGCGTCAGCTGCCCCCGGCAGACACCCGCGGAACGGGCGCAGCGGTTGCGGATGACGTTCGGTTAA
- a CDS encoding alpha/beta fold hydrolase, with amino-acid sequence MIDEDRGVPTALGTLRVHLRGSGDPIVMWPSLLMDHTLWQAQVEHLSDRFTTVAVDPPGHGASSALRRTFTLDECAGAVIDLLDALGFGRTHFLGNSWGAMVGATFAARHPDRVLTSTLMNGTASAAPRRQKAEFAALLAMAKLLRGIRPPLTRSVGKAFLGPTSLRTRPDVVARVIELARRNDVRSLTFAVTSVVSRRPDQRALLASVRTPVLVIGGREDATFPPRELEEVAAAIPGAELVFLEDAAHLAALEVPDAVNKLLDGFLTR; translated from the coding sequence ATGATCGACGAGGATCGCGGCGTGCCGACCGCGCTCGGCACCCTCCGGGTGCACCTGCGGGGTTCCGGGGACCCGATCGTGATGTGGCCGAGCCTGCTCATGGACCACACGCTGTGGCAGGCGCAGGTCGAGCACCTGTCGGACCGGTTCACCACGGTGGCCGTGGACCCGCCGGGCCACGGCGCGAGCAGCGCCCTGCGCAGGACCTTCACGCTCGACGAGTGCGCCGGTGCGGTCATCGACCTGCTGGACGCGCTCGGGTTCGGCCGGACGCACTTCCTCGGCAACTCGTGGGGCGCGATGGTCGGTGCCACGTTCGCCGCGCGTCATCCCGATCGGGTGCTCACCAGCACCCTGATGAACGGCACCGCGTCGGCGGCCCCACGGCGGCAGAAGGCCGAGTTCGCCGCGCTCCTCGCGATGGCGAAGCTCCTGCGCGGCATCCGTCCGCCGCTCACCCGGTCCGTCGGCAAGGCGTTCCTCGGGCCCACCTCACTGCGCACGCGCCCGGACGTGGTGGCCCGCGTGATCGAGCTGGCGCGGCGCAACGACGTGCGGTCCCTGACGTTCGCGGTCACCAGCGTGGTCTCCCGGCGGCCCGACCAGCGGGCGTTGCTCGCCTCGGTCCGCACCCCGGTACTGGTCATCGGCGGCCGCGAGGACGCGACCTTCCCGCCGCGGGAACTCGAGGAGGTGGCCGCCGCCATTCCCGGTGCCGAACTGGTCTTTCTCGAGGACGCGGCCCACCTCGCGGCCCTCGAGGTGCCGGACGCGGTCAACAAGCTGCTCGACGGCTTCCTGACCCGTTAA
- a CDS encoding O-acetylhomoserine aminocarboxypropyltransferase/cysteine synthase family protein encodes MSERSWGFRTRALHAGGTPDPVTGARAVPIYQTTSFVFEDAADAANLFALQKYGNIYSRIGNPTVAAFEERIASLEGGIGGVATGSGQAAEFLTFAALAEAGDHIVAAGGLYGGTVTQLSGTLGRFGVETTFVAGDDLDDYAAAITGRTRLIFTEVIGNPSGDIADLAGLADLAHSHGIPLVVDATLATPYLCRPIEHGADIVLHSATKFLGGHGTTLGGIVVESGKFDWGNGKFPRMTEVVPSYGGLKYWENFGEYAFCTRLRAEQLRDIGAALSPHSAFLLLQGVETLPQRMDAHLANARAVAEFLDADDRVAWVSYAGLPGHRHHDLAKKYLPLGPGAVFSFGVRGGRAAGEKFVESVELLSHLANVGDARSLVIHPASTTHQQLSDEQLTAGGVGPDLIRLSIGLEDAEDILWDIDQALTAAVKAA; translated from the coding sequence GTGAGTGAGCGCAGCTGGGGCTTCCGCACGCGTGCCCTGCACGCCGGTGGGACGCCCGATCCGGTCACCGGGGCGCGTGCGGTGCCGATCTACCAGACCACCAGTTTCGTCTTCGAGGATGCCGCCGACGCGGCGAACCTGTTCGCGTTGCAGAAGTACGGCAACATCTACAGCCGGATCGGCAACCCGACCGTGGCGGCGTTCGAGGAACGCATCGCCAGCCTGGAGGGCGGCATCGGCGGCGTGGCCACCGGCAGCGGCCAGGCCGCCGAGTTCCTCACGTTCGCGGCGCTGGCCGAGGCCGGCGACCACATCGTCGCCGCCGGCGGGCTCTACGGCGGCACGGTCACCCAGCTCTCCGGCACGCTCGGCCGGTTCGGCGTGGAAACGACTTTCGTCGCCGGGGACGACCTCGACGACTACGCCGCCGCGATCACCGGGCGCACCCGGCTGATCTTCACCGAGGTGATCGGCAACCCGAGTGGTGACATCGCGGATCTGGCCGGGCTCGCCGACCTCGCGCACAGCCACGGCATCCCGCTGGTCGTGGACGCGACCCTGGCGACCCCGTACCTGTGCCGCCCGATCGAGCACGGCGCCGACATCGTGCTGCACTCGGCGACGAAGTTCCTCGGCGGGCACGGCACCACGCTCGGCGGCATCGTCGTGGAGTCCGGGAAGTTCGACTGGGGCAACGGCAAGTTCCCGCGGATGACCGAGGTCGTGCCCAGCTACGGCGGCCTGAAGTACTGGGAGAACTTCGGCGAGTACGCGTTCTGCACGCGGCTGCGGGCCGAGCAGCTGCGCGACATCGGCGCGGCGCTCTCGCCGCATTCGGCATTCCTGCTGCTCCAGGGCGTGGAAACGCTGCCGCAGCGGATGGACGCCCACCTGGCGAACGCCCGGGCCGTCGCCGAGTTCCTCGACGCCGACGACCGGGTGGCGTGGGTGAGCTACGCGGGGCTGCCCGGTCACCGGCACCACGACCTGGCGAAGAAGTACCTGCCGCTCGGCCCGGGTGCGGTGTTCTCGTTCGGGGTGCGGGGCGGCCGCGCGGCCGGGGAGAAGTTCGTCGAGTCGGTGGAACTGTTGTCGCACCTGGCCAACGTCGGCGACGCGCGGAGCCTGGTCATCCACCCCGCCTCCACCACCCACCAGCAGCTCTCCGACGAGCAGCTGACGGCCGGCGGGGTGGGGCCGGACCTGATCCGGCTGTCGATCGGCCTGGAGGACGCCGAGGACATCCTGTGGGACATCGACCAGGCGCTCACCGCGGCGGTGAAAGCCGCATGA
- a CDS encoding CoA-binding protein, whose protein sequence is MSTETTETTENTVPAGAVRSASPLSWTAPSARERLALLSRTKSVTIVGASDNPARPSYFVATYLLSSTDYQVNFVNPRLLSLLGRPVYPALADVPGELDLVSVFRKHADLPGVAEEAIRAGARTLWLQLGLWHEPVAQRATGAGLDVVMNRCVKIEHARFAGGLHLAGFNTGVISSRRRLRP, encoded by the coding sequence ATGAGCACGGAGACCACGGAGACCACCGAGAACACCGTGCCCGCCGGAGCCGTCCGGTCGGCATCGCCGCTGTCCTGGACAGCGCCGTCGGCGCGGGAGCGGCTCGCGCTGCTGTCCCGCACGAAGTCGGTCACGATCGTCGGCGCGTCGGACAACCCGGCGCGGCCGAGCTACTTCGTCGCCACCTACCTGCTGTCCTCCACCGACTACCAGGTGAACTTCGTCAACCCGCGGCTGTTGTCGCTGCTGGGGAGGCCGGTGTACCCGGCACTGGCCGACGTTCCGGGCGAGCTGGACCTGGTCAGCGTGTTCCGCAAGCACGCCGACCTGCCCGGTGTGGCCGAGGAGGCCATCCGGGCGGGAGCCCGGACGCTGTGGCTCCAGCTGGGACTGTGGCACGAACCGGTGGCGCAGCGGGCCACCGGCGCCGGGCTGGACGTGGTGATGAACCGGTGTGTGAAGATCGAGCACGCGCGGTTCGCGGGTGGCCTGCACCTGGCCGGGTTCAACACCGGGGTGATCAGCTCGCGGCGGCGCCTGCGGCCGTGA
- a CDS encoding MBL fold metallo-hydrolase, with translation MLVMADGVKVTFVGGPTVLLELGGKRFLVDPTFSPAGVHETTPGRPLTKTEDPALTAAQIGPVDTVLLSHDQHADNLDPAGRQYVAESLLTLTTPAGARRLGGTAQGLAPWHQLHIGRVAVTAVPALHGPKGSEEVTGEVTGFVLTGQDLPTVYVSGDNASLDVVRDISRRLRKLDLAVLFAGAARTSLFDGAPLTLTSEDAAEAAHILRARAIVPVHTRGWAHFSEGPDEVRKAFAGAGLSDRLHVLEPGESVVIA, from the coding sequence GTGCTGGTCATGGCAGACGGTGTGAAGGTGACGTTCGTCGGCGGTCCGACGGTGCTGCTGGAGCTGGGCGGCAAGCGGTTCCTGGTCGATCCGACGTTCAGCCCCGCTGGCGTGCACGAGACGACGCCGGGGCGGCCGCTGACCAAGACCGAGGACCCCGCGCTGACCGCGGCGCAGATCGGGCCGGTCGACACGGTGCTGCTGTCCCACGACCAGCACGCCGACAACCTCGACCCGGCCGGGCGGCAGTACGTCGCGGAATCCCTGCTCACGCTGACCACCCCCGCCGGTGCGCGGCGGCTGGGCGGGACCGCGCAGGGACTGGCGCCGTGGCACCAGCTGCACATCGGGCGGGTCGCGGTGACCGCCGTGCCCGCTCTGCACGGGCCGAAGGGCAGCGAGGAGGTCACCGGTGAGGTCACCGGGTTCGTGCTGACCGGCCAGGACCTGCCGACGGTGTACGTGAGCGGCGACAACGCCTCGCTCGACGTGGTGCGCGACATCTCCCGGCGGCTGCGCAAGCTGGACCTCGCGGTGCTGTTCGCCGGCGCGGCCCGGACGTCCCTCTTCGACGGCGCTCCCCTCACCCTGACCAGCGAGGACGCCGCGGAGGCCGCGCACATCCTGCGGGCGCGCGCCATCGTGCCCGTGCACACGCGCGGGTGGGCGCACTTCAGCGAGGGTCCCGACGAGGTGCGCAAGGCGTTCGCGGGCGCCGGGTTGAGTGACCGGCTGCACGTGCTGGAGCCGGGTGAGAGCGTGGTGATCGCCTGA
- a CDS encoding helix-turn-helix domain-containing protein — translation MQLEADFTTEPFRGEGEPPEHAVRAREAAEAAGLAVDFGPLGTTVRGEADTLIEALPAIARAALTGGADRLTLQLSTPAAAREPAGGAPTSLDRLIIEVERELGARLADLDRAGKQRAVRLLEERGAFALRRAAPTVAEALGVTRFTVYNYLNREP, via the coding sequence GTGCAACTGGAAGCCGATTTCACCACCGAGCCGTTCCGCGGCGAGGGCGAACCACCCGAGCACGCCGTCCGCGCCCGCGAGGCCGCCGAGGCGGCCGGCCTGGCCGTGGACTTCGGCCCGCTCGGCACCACCGTCCGCGGCGAGGCGGACACCCTGATCGAGGCGCTCCCGGCGATCGCCAGGGCCGCGCTGACCGGCGGTGCGGACCGCCTCACCCTGCAGCTGTCCACCCCGGCCGCCGCACGCGAACCGGCCGGCGGCGCACCCACCTCGCTGGACCGGCTCATCATCGAGGTCGAGCGGGAGCTCGGGGCGCGCCTGGCCGATCTGGACCGGGCCGGCAAGCAACGCGCCGTGCGCCTGCTGGAGGAACGGGGCGCCTTCGCGCTCCGGCGCGCCGCGCCCACGGTGGCCGAGGCGCTCGGCGTCACCCGCTTCACGGTCTACAACTACCTCAACCGGGAGCCCTGA
- a CDS encoding TetR/AcrR family transcriptional regulator translates to MARTREFDTDAALERAMEVFREKGYEGASTRDLTGAIGIGPGSLYAAFHNKEGLYLAALRRHCEHLAHTTQQALASKRSARTVVRGLLQLAFTGSDPAHWGPGCLLLRAATERAGANPELDRMLRDASRAVEAAFAEILTDGRRRGELPQDLDAAAAAHFLVTTLQGLRVMALLGSDRASLSATVETALRCLG, encoded by the coding sequence ATGGCCCGCACGCGTGAGTTCGACACCGACGCCGCGCTCGAACGCGCGATGGAGGTGTTCCGCGAGAAGGGCTACGAAGGAGCGTCCACCCGGGATCTGACCGGCGCCATCGGCATCGGGCCGGGTTCGCTCTACGCGGCGTTCCACAACAAGGAGGGGCTGTACCTGGCCGCGTTGCGGCGCCACTGCGAGCACCTCGCCCACACGACGCAGCAGGCGCTCGCTTCGAAGCGGTCTGCGCGGACGGTGGTGCGCGGGCTGCTGCAGCTGGCGTTCACCGGCAGCGATCCGGCGCACTGGGGGCCGGGCTGCCTCCTCCTGCGCGCCGCGACCGAGCGCGCGGGAGCCAACCCGGAACTCGACCGCATGCTCCGCGACGCGTCCCGGGCGGTGGAGGCCGCCTTCGCCGAGATCCTCACGGATGGCCGGCGTCGCGGTGAACTCCCGCAGGACCTGGATGCAGCCGCGGCCGCGCACTTCCTCGTCACCACGCTGCAGGGACTCCGCGTGATGGCGCTGCTGGGCTCGGATCGGGCGAGCCTGTCCGCGACCGTGGAGACCGCCCTGCGGTGCCTCGGCTGA
- a CDS encoding NADP-dependent oxidoreductase → MVRGREVRLVTPLDGLPKPANFEVAEVTVPEPGPGEVVVRNRFFVLEPGARLAMEALSAGVPGFDVDGLRAHTIGEVFASGSPDFRPGDTVTHVLGWREYSLAGTGGLTRVDPDALPSLTAHLAGGLTSYVGLTEIGRMRPGDTVFVSSAAGTVGSLAGQMARLLGAGRVIGSAGSAAKVRYLVGELGFDAAFDYHDGRLAEQLLAAARGGVDVYFDNVGGPHLEAALEVMNPHGRVVLCGAMSRQGSDEVPPGPSNLLQAIAKRLTLRGFTVNEHLDRAAEFTPVFGEWLRAGKIRYRETVVDGLDRAPQAFADLLAGRYTGRVLVRVS, encoded by the coding sequence ATGGTACGTGGACGCGAAGTCCGGCTGGTCACCCCGCTGGACGGCCTGCCGAAGCCGGCGAACTTCGAGGTCGCCGAGGTGACCGTGCCGGAACCGGGTCCCGGTGAGGTCGTCGTGCGGAACCGGTTCTTCGTACTCGAACCCGGGGCCCGCCTCGCGATGGAAGCCCTGAGCGCGGGCGTACCCGGGTTCGACGTGGACGGATTGCGGGCGCACACGATCGGCGAGGTGTTCGCCTCGGGCTCACCGGATTTCCGACCCGGGGACACGGTCACCCACGTGCTCGGCTGGCGCGAGTACTCGCTGGCCGGGACCGGCGGGCTCACCCGGGTCGATCCGGATGCCCTGCCCTCGCTCACCGCCCACCTCGCGGGCGGGCTCACCAGCTACGTCGGGCTCACCGAAATCGGCCGGATGCGGCCCGGCGACACGGTGTTCGTCTCCAGCGCGGCGGGCACGGTGGGCAGCCTCGCCGGTCAGATGGCCCGGCTGCTCGGCGCCGGGCGCGTCATCGGAAGCGCGGGCAGCGCGGCGAAGGTGCGGTACCTCGTCGGCGAACTCGGGTTCGACGCGGCGTTCGACTACCACGACGGTCGGCTCGCCGAGCAGCTCCTCGCCGCCGCACGGGGCGGTGTCGACGTGTATTTCGACAACGTGGGCGGTCCGCACCTCGAGGCCGCGCTCGAGGTGATGAACCCGCACGGCCGGGTCGTCCTGTGCGGTGCGATGTCCCGGCAGGGCAGCGACGAGGTGCCACCGGGACCGTCGAACCTGCTGCAGGCCATCGCGAAACGGCTCACCCTGCGCGGGTTCACCGTCAACGAGCACCTGGACCGCGCCGCCGAGTTCACCCCCGTCTTCGGGGAGTGGCTGCGCGCGGGGAAGATCCGCTATCGGGAAACGGTCGTCGACGGCCTCGACCGGGCACCGCAGGCGTTCGCCGATCTCCTGGCCGGCCGGTACACCGGCCGGGTCCTGGTGCGCGTCAGCTGA